A window from Hemibagrus wyckioides isolate EC202008001 linkage group LG17, SWU_Hwy_1.0, whole genome shotgun sequence encodes these proteins:
- the mgat1a gene encoding alpha-1,3-mannosyl-glycoprotein 2-beta-N-acetylglucosaminyltransferase a, whose amino-acid sequence MFRKKAYVIICGAVLFVAWNALLLFVLSGRFPGYEGGASISGENDLQNGNIMDKLLQLINSFEKELMTQNEILHQIQSHKSLWEELKKNRTALRSVLDNQNNFTSTRSKFVPSPVVIPILVMACNRVTVTRCLDKLLEYRPSAELFPIIVSQDCGHTETANVIASYGSKLTHIKQPDLSEISVPAGHNKFQGYYKISRHYRWALNQVFNTFSYSAVIIVEDDLEVAQDFFEYFKALYPILKFDPTLWCVSAWNDNGREGYVDPTKSSLLYRTDFFPGLGWMLLKEVWDELEPKWPASFWDDWMRHPNQRKDRSCIRPEISRTLTFGRKGVSLGQFYDKYLRFIKLNTEFVPFTHTDLSYLEQEKYDEAFEKEVYNAPLVTVEELKNRKLSGPGPFRLQYSSAPSFKTLAREFGLMDDLKSGVPRAGYRGVVSFLSQGKRIYIAPPVGWTKYDPSWS is encoded by the exons ATGTTCCGCAAGAAAGCTTACGTAATTATTTGTGGCGCTGTGCTGTTTGTCGCTTGGAATGCCCTTCTGTTATTTGTTCTCTCAGGGCGGTTTCCTGGATATGAAGGAGGAGCATCTATTTCAGGAGAAAACGATCTGCAAAACGGCAACATTATGGACAAATTACTTCAGTTAATCAACTCCTTCGAAAAGGAACTCATGACCCAGAATGAAATCCTGCACCAGATACAGAGCCATAAGTCACTTTGGGaagaacttaaaaaaaacaggacagcTTTGAGGAGTGTATTAGATAACCAAAATAATTTCACAAGTACCAGGAGCAAATTCGTGCCATCTCCTGTGGTTATTCCCATCTTAGTCATGGCGTGTAACCGAGTGACAGTTACACGCTGTTTGGACAAACTCCTCGAGTACCGGCCATCGGCTGAACTCTTCCCCATCATCGTGAGCCAGGACTGTGGACATACGGAGACCGCCAATGTGATCGCCTCATACGGCAGCAAACTGACTCACATTAAACAGCCTGATTTGTCAGAGATCTCAGTGCCTGCAGGACATAATAAGTTCCAGGGTTACTACAAAATCTCAAGACATTACCGTTGGGCTTTAAACCAGGTGTTCAACACTTTCTCATACTCTGCTGTCATCATTGTGGAAGATGACTTGGAG GTGGCCCAAGACTTCTTTGAGTATTTTAAAGCCCTTTACCCTATACTGAAATTTGACCCAACTCTGTGGTGCGTGTCAGCCTGGAATGACAACGGCAGGGAAGGATATGTAGATCCTACGAAATCAAGCCTCTTATATAGGACAGACTTTTTCCCAGGGCTCGGGTGGATGCTGCTTAAGGAAGTCTGGGATGAACTTGAGCCAAAATGGCCAGCCTCATTTTGGGACGACTGGATGCGGCATCCCAATCAGCGCAAAGACCGGTCATGTATCCGTCCGGAAATCTCTAGAACTTTGACGTTTGGCCGTAAGGGTGTGAGTTTGGGTCAGTTCTATGACAAGTATCTCCGCTTCATTAAACTCAACACCGAATTTGTGCCTTTTACACATACAGATTTGTCTTATTTGGAGCAGGAGAAATATGATGAAGCTTTTGAAAAGGAGGTTTACAACGCTCCTCTTGTAACAGTGGAAGAACTGAAAAACAGGAAGCTGTCCGGACCCGGCCCGTTTCGGCTGCAGTATTCCAGCGCACCGAGTTTTAAAACACTAGCACGGGAATTTGGACTCATGGATGACTTGAAGTCTGGAGTGCCACGAGCTGGGTATCGAGGTGTTGTCAGCTTCTTATCACAAGGAAAGCGGATATACATAGCACCACCTGTTGGTTGGACAAAGTATGATCCAAGCTGGAGCTGa
- the sh3bp5la gene encoding SH3-binding domain protein 5-like, a, with amino-acid sequence MELEQTGLRENPPGSVAVHKTENCEESLGDRIEDCGLQDCKGRAVDGESAKSEETEMCVHQQQQQQQLPETDVHKKQPEEELDPRIQEELEHLNEASEEINQLELRLEEERSSYRKIFTDSARKLNALSSQLGSCIEKARPYYEARRSAKEAQQETQKAALRYERAVSMHTAAREMVYVAEQGLGADKTLDQTWQEMLNHATAKVNEAEDERLRSEREHMRVTQQCQAAEARVQTLQKSLKRTIIKSKPYFELKVQFNSILEEHKLKVTQLEERVSEVKKHYSYTLQRLEKISEEIHAQRGPDHSENGSATSFKTRSPPIGAEAVIPTSIEGGHCGGHNKSSEWVDSQEAKTQEWVERHRESGWWEGGKQRPTSGVFSDSTSVFSFKTIASDLEKCDSVEHLGQLSDSVSLSGEEEERGKEGDEIRRVDQENVKKLEIEKQEQLIKQHHRSVSL; translated from the exons ATGGAGCTCGAGCAGACTGGCTTGAGAGAGAATCCTCCCGGTTCTGTGGCTGTTCACAAAACGGAAAACTGTGAGGAAAGTCTTGGAGACAGAATAGAAGATTGTGGTTTGCAAGATTGTAAAGGCAGAGCCGTCGATGGAGAGTCTGCGAAATCGGAAGAGACTGAAATGTGTGtgcatcaacaacaacaacaacaacagctgcCAGAGACAGATGTGCATAAGAAGCAGCCTGAAGAGGAGCTGGACCCCAGGATACAG GAGGAGCTGGAGCATCTGAATGAAGCCAGTGAGGAGATCAACCAGCTGGAGCTGCGATTAGAG GAAGAGAGGTCAAGCTACAGGAAAATATTTACTGATTCAGCCAGGAAGCTCAATGCACTAAGCTCTCAACTGGGCTCTTGCATTGAGAAAGCCAGACCGTACTATGAGGCCCGGAGATCAGCTAAAGAG GCCCAGCAGGAGACCCAGAAGGCTGCGCTTAGATACGAGCGGGCTGTTTCCATGCACACGGCTGCACGGGAGATGGTGTATGTGGCTGAACAGGGCCTTGGAGCAGATAAGACTCTTGATCAAACCTGGCAAGAGATGCTCAATCATGCCACTGCCAAA GTAAATGAGGCTGAGGATGAGCGGTTGCGGAGCGAAAGAGAGCACATGCGTGTCACCCAGCAGTGTCAGGCAGCAGAAGCTCGTGTACAGACCCTGCAGAAATCCCTCAAGAGGACCATTATCAAGTCCAAGCCTTACTTCGAACTCAAAGTCCAGTTTAATTCCATATTGGAG GAGCACAAATTGAAGGTAACTCAGTTAGAAGAGCGTGTGAGTGAAGTGAAGAAGCATTACTCCTACACTCTGCAGCGCTTGGAGAAAATCAGCGAGGAGATCCATGCCCAGAGAGGACCGGACCATTCTGAGAACGGATCTGCAACATCCTTCAAAACACGCAGTCCTCCTATAGGAGCCGAGGCGGTAATCCCGACGAGTATTGAGGGTGGACACTGTGGAGGCCACAATAAGTCAAGTGAATGGGTGGACAGCCAAGAGGCTAAGACACAAGAGTGGGTGGAGAGACATAGGGAGTCCGGTtggtgggagggagggaaaCAGAGACCGACATCTGGAGTGTTCTCAGACTCCACTTCTGTTTTTAGCTTTAAAACCATTGCTTCTGATTTGGAGAAATGCGACTCTGTTGAGCATCTCGGCCAGCTGAGTGACTCTGTTAGTCTGTCtggagaagaggaggaaaggGGGAAAGAAGGGGATGAGATTAGACGAGTGGACcaagaaaatgttaaaaagttGGAGATTGAGAAACAAGAGCAGCTCATCAAGCAGCATCACaggagtgtgagtttgtga